One window from the genome of Rhinolophus ferrumequinum isolate MPI-CBG mRhiFer1 chromosome 10, mRhiFer1_v1.p, whole genome shotgun sequence encodes:
- the LOC117029148 gene encoding olfactory receptor 12-like, producing MKNELNRNYSEVTEFILLGFRAPPKLQSLLFLVFLLIYMVTVVGNISMIIVIKMDSRLQTPMYFFLRNLSYLDLCYSTVIAPKTLANFLSNEKKISYNGCAAQFFFFALFVTTEGFLLAVMAFDRFSAICSPFLYPVNMSQKVCVQLVTGSYICGGINSIVQTGFTFSLRFCGENRLDHFFCDVPALIKISCVDTFVNEIVLFTLSALIIFTTTTVILVSYAYILSTVLKIPSTRGRSKTFSTCGSHIAVVSLFYGTVFFMYAQPGAISSPEQNKIVAVFYTLIIPMLNPLIYSLRNRDVKDAVKRILCRK from the coding sequence ATGAAGAATGAGCTTAATAGGAATTACTCAGAAGTAACTGAGTTTATTCTGCTGGGGTTCAGAGCCCCTCCAAAGCTACAGAGCCTCTTATTCCTAGTATTCTTGCTGATCTACATGGTCACTGTGGTGGGAAATATCAGCATGATAATTGTCATCAAGATGGACTCCAGGCTTCAAACACCGATGTATTTCTTTCTTAGAAACTTGTCCTATTTAGATCTCTGCTACTCCACAGTCATTGCTCCCAAAACTTTAGCCAATTTCTTgtcaaatgagaagaaaatttcCTACAACGGCTGTGCAGcccagtttttcttctttgcccTGTTTGTCACAACTGAAGGCTTTCTTCTGGCTGTCATGGCATTTGATCGATTCTCGGCCATTTGCTCCCCTTTCCTTTACCCTGTGAACATGTCCCAGAAAGTCTGTGTTCAATTGGTAACTGGATCCTATATCTGTGGAGGCATCAACTCCATAGTCCAAACAGGTTTCACCTTTAGTTTGCGTTTCTGTGGAGAAAACAGATTGGACCACTTTTTCTGTGATGTACCAGCCTTAATCAAGATCTCATGTGTTGACACTTTTGTAAATGAGATTGTATTGTTCACTCTCTCTGCTCTTATCATCTTCACCACCACAACTGTCATTCTGGTTTCCTATGCTTATATCCTCTCCACTGTCCTAAAGATCCCCTCAACCCGAGGCAGGAGTAAGACCTTCTCCACCTGTGGCTCCCATATAGCAGTGGTGAGTTTATTCTATGGGACTGTGTTCTTCATGTATGCCCAACCCGGGGCCATCTCCTCACCAGAGCAAAATAAGATTGTAGCTGTATTCTACACACTTATAATACCAATGCTAAACCCTCTAATATATAGTCTGAGAAACAGAGATGTGAAAGATGCTGTGAAAAGAATATTATGCAGGAAATGA